Part of the Capsicum annuum cultivar UCD-10X-F1 unplaced genomic scaffold, UCD10Xv1.1 ctg57872, whole genome shotgun sequence genome is shown below.
AAACTCCAGAGTTCGTGTGGGCTAGCTCAAATGAGCTGAGTCAGCCCATATTGACAGCTCTATTAGCACATGGCTACAATCTAGTATTCTTCACTCTTTAGTTTTACTcaattttccttttaaatttaGAGCTCGTTTCTAACCTGTTCTCTAGCTAATTTCTCTATGCAGAAATACATGTTGAATCTGGCTAGTCTTTTTTCACATGCACTTGTTGACGTTAGCAGTGTCAAGACTCAAGGCATTGTGTCTTCGTTGGTATCCAACAGGTAAAACCAGTACAGGTCATTGAGGTTTATTATGTCTACTTCGAAGTATTCTTTGGTGGGCTTGGTctgtttaaatattttatttttaataataaagtcAGAGCCAGCATATTGTATTCTGATATAGTAGTAGACTAATGTCCAATTTCTCTTGACTGTTGCATGTTTTATTTTGCATCTTCTCCATTTATTTGATAGTGTTTTCCTGCTTTTTCATTTTCATTAGATAGAAAAAAGGCTCCTAAAAAGAAAACAAGCACAGAGCTATGGAAGACATTAAGGAGAGCATAGCAGAACTCAAATACTACAAGGGACACATATTCAAAGCATCTAAATTCATTAAGTAGTGGTAAGCAAAATTTCCCATTTCTCGGTTTCAGATTCTTCTTTTATGTTTAGTATTCAAATTTTCTCCACAAAATATGCCTTTTCCCTCTAGACCTTACATGCTTTCAAACCCAAGATGACGCTTGACCTTCTATGCCAATGGTGGCTCTATATCAAGCCTCTGCTCAACCGAATGCAGTGTGAAGTTTGCAAATTTTGCACTTTGAAGGAGTTGTTTTCAGATGTGCAAGTACTTGAAAAGTTCATAGGAAGGTTCCAttacaatttcattttttttcaagttcTATGCTGATTAATCATTTTAGAGAGCAAAAAAGGACTGAGTGATGATCTTCAAGATTTTATTGCTATGATAGAACGCCTCATCTTGTTGCACACACTCAGGTTGAACTTTGAGCACCCTTGCCAACAGTCTCGAACACAGCTGAAAAGTCGTGGTCGCCCAAACCTAAGCTCCTTGCCTTCTTGAATGCCTGGAGGCAAAGAGTACATCCCGAGTAGAATTAAACGTAAAAACAGGCACTATGCCAACTAGTAAATAACATCAGAACAAATTCGACAAAAGAATGGTCTAACCAAGCTGTACCTCATTTGCAGCAGCTGCAACTGGCATTGGCACTGCATTCTCATCTCCGAGTGCAAGAGCCAACCTCATGTCCTTCTGTTGGTGTTTCAGAGGGAATGCGGGTGGGTAACTATGTTTTATCATGGCAGGTCCTTTCATTTTGAACATTGGATTAGCAATGGCTCCAAGGTCCTGTGAGAATATGAATTCTGAAAATTTATTTGGATATGAATGTTTAAGGGAATCAACATCCTATGGCCTATGCTTACCAGCACATCAAGAAGGGTATGAGGGTCCAATCCACTTTTGTCAGCCAGTACAATTCCTTCCGAAAATGCATTCATCATACTGCACATTACGGAGTTCTTGTCATAATAGCTTAATAGCACAAGACAGAATTCACTCAAGTTTTCTGCTTGGGAGATACAGAACGAACACAAAAGTTAATTGAAAGAGCCATTGTCAATTACCTGCCCATTACCATATTAACAACAAGTTTCATTTTAGCTCCATTTCCGACCTGTCCCAAGAAAAAGGATTTCTTTCCCAAGACATCAAAAGCAGGTAGTACGTGATCGTACAGAGCCTATAAGGattgaacaaaaaattaaattaacacAAGACCAACAGAAGTTTGTCTTGGAAGGTTGTTTAGCTGCAGTGTGCTATGAATACTTGTTTTACACCATCACGTAATTagaggtcgtttggtagagtgtataagataataCTTAATAGAGTATATTAATAATGCTGGAATTAGTAGTACTGGGATTAGTAATACCGGAATTAGTAatgttgagattattttttatgcagtgtttgcTAATGTATTAAAaacaatatgtattgttatattttaaaaataatattgtttgtttacaatAATACCCTTAACATACTAtaactttatgtattttctttgcaaaactttatttttcttttttaaaaataaaaaaaatcaacaatgtaACTAATACTCTTTCCGTTCAATTTTACTTATCACAATTTGACTTGGcacattcattaagaaaaataattaataaaatggtgACTTTACCATAGACTTTACCATAGACCCTTATTAAATGTTGTTTACATTGTATGTTGAAATtagtttggaaaaaaaataatcaatactaagggtaaaagagaaaaaaataaattgtttttacttgatatgtcaaaaatgacaagtaaaagtagaaatacaattagaaaatttgtgacaagtaaaagtgaatggagggagtaacttactttgaaattttaagatttaatcattgTCAACATAAAATTATGTTTCGTAGAGTgttaacaaattatttttatttgtgatatatcatatttacaaaattaaaacttGTATGCAATCATGCAATTTGTTTTCGAGTTTTGACCaatgagtatttttttaattaatggaatagttttttatgactaaaattatttggagggatattctcatcatgataaattaaaaagaaataactcacattgaataaattcaaaaacattttgaaaaaatttatagaaatttGAGGGCATTGTTGTCTTTACTCATATTTATCCATGGACTACTAATCCCTCCAAATTgggtgtattagttatacaccctataataccatgtagggtgtataactaatcgATGTATTAGTTATACGTTGCTTCAAATTTGTTACCAAATAATGTATTAAGTAATATCATACTTTAATACATGGATTATTATAATAATACACCCTACCAAACGGCTCCAAAAAGGCTTATAACAGGAAATTTTTTTTCtagtatttataatttataatatattaaaagtgtaaagatccttataaaaatgatttgaactttttgc
Proteins encoded:
- the LOC124885406 gene encoding glyoxylate/succinic semialdehyde reductase 1-like (The sequence of the model RefSeq protein was modified relative to this genomic sequence to represent the inferred CDS: added 423 bases not found in genome assembly) gives rise to the protein MEEIGFLGMGIMGKAMAINLLRHGFKVTVWNRTLSRCDELVQHGASVGETPAAVVKKCKYTIAMLSDPAAALSVVFDKDGALEQLCGGKGYIDMSTVDADTSSKISEAITSKGGSFLEGPVSGSKKPAEDGQLVILAAGDKALYDHVLPAFDVLGKKSFFLGQVGNGAKMKLVVNMVMGSMMNAFSEGIVLADKSGLDPHTLLDVLDLGAIANPMFKMKGPAMIKHSYPPAFPLKHQQKDMRLALALGDENAVPMPVAAAANEAFKKARSLGLGDHDFSAVFETVGKGAQSST